A section of the Candidatus Moraniibacteriota bacterium genome encodes:
- the sufB gene encoding Fe-S cluster assembly protein SufB, with product MSKKAHQKNIDLGDYQFGFSMPERSVHKTSVGLDAATVSEISGVKGEGKWMRDFRLKSYQTFLAKPMPDWGADLSGIDFAAITYYLKATTEQSQTWEDLPKEIRDTYDKIGVPEAEKNFLAGVSAQYESEVVYESVHKELTKLGVIFCDMDTAVKKYPKIVKEYLGKLIPPNDNKFAALNSAVWSGGSFVYVPKGVKVDLPLQAYFRINAESFGQFERTLIIAEEGSSVHYIEGCTAPIYRSSSLHSAVVEIFVKKNARVRYTTVQNWSKNIYNLVTKRARAEENAVMEWIDCNIGSGVTMKYPAVYLAGRGARGEVLSIAYAGAGQHQDAGAKMVHLAPDTTSRVVSKSISKDGGRTSYRGLVHIAQGATNAKASVVCDALLLDEHSRSDTYPTIRVNEETAVVEHEATIERIGEEKLFYLMSRGISKSDAEGLLVNGFIDPVVKEIPLEYSIELNRLMNLEMKGSIG from the coding sequence ATGTCCAAGAAAGCCCACCAAAAAAATATCGATCTCGGAGATTACCAGTTCGGTTTCTCTATGCCTGAACGCTCCGTCCACAAGACGAGCGTCGGCCTCGATGCCGCGACGGTCAGCGAGATCTCGGGTGTGAAGGGCGAAGGAAAATGGATGCGCGACTTCCGGCTCAAGAGCTATCAGACTTTCCTGGCTAAGCCGATGCCTGACTGGGGTGCTGATCTCTCGGGTATCGATTTCGCTGCCATCACCTATTATCTGAAGGCCACCACCGAACAGTCGCAGACTTGGGAGGACCTGCCCAAAGAAATCCGTGATACCTATGACAAAATCGGCGTGCCCGAAGCAGAGAAGAATTTCCTCGCCGGTGTCTCCGCCCAGTACGAGTCCGAAGTCGTCTATGAAAGTGTCCACAAGGAACTGACTAAGCTCGGCGTCATTTTCTGTGACATGGATACAGCCGTGAAAAAATATCCGAAAATTGTGAAGGAGTATTTGGGTAAACTCATCCCACCCAACGATAACAAATTTGCCGCCCTCAATTCGGCGGTCTGGTCGGGTGGCTCCTTTGTCTATGTCCCAAAAGGTGTCAAAGTTGATCTGCCGCTCCAGGCCTATTTCCGCATCAATGCTGAATCGTTTGGCCAATTCGAGCGCACCCTCATCATCGCCGAGGAAGGCAGCTCGGTGCACTATATCGAAGGCTGCACCGCGCCGATCTACCGGTCGAGCTCGCTGCACTCGGCCGTCGTCGAAATCTTTGTGAAGAAAAATGCTCGGGTTCGCTACACGACCGTTCAGAACTGGTCAAAGAACATTTATAACCTCGTGACCAAACGGGCTCGGGCCGAAGAAAATGCCGTCATGGAGTGGATCGACTGCAATATTGGCTCTGGCGTCACGATGAAATACCCGGCCGTGTACCTCGCTGGCCGCGGGGCCCGGGGTGAGGTCCTCTCGATCGCCTATGCCGGAGCGGGTCAGCACCAGGATGCCGGTGCCAAGATGGTCCACCTCGCGCCCGACACCACTTCACGGGTCGTCTCGAAATCAATCTCGAAGGACGGCGGGCGCACTTCGTACCGTGGTCTGGTCCACATCGCCCAAGGCGCGACCAATGCGAAGGCGTCTGTCGTCTGCGATGCCCTCCTCCTCGATGAGCACTCGCGCTCGGATACGTACCCCACGATACGAGTCAACGAAGAGACTGCCGTGGTCGAGCACGAGGCGACTATCGAACGTATCGGTGAGGAAAAGCTCTTCTATCTCATGTCGCGCGGCATCTCAAAGTCAGACGCCGAGGGACTGCTCGTCAACGGTTTCATCGATCCTGTGGTCAAAGAAATCCCGCTGGAATACTCGATTGAACTCAACCGTCTCATGAATCTTGAAATGAAAGGCTCAATCGGCTAA
- a CDS encoding SUF system NifU family Fe-S cluster assembly protein: MSLYHDLILDHYRNPRHYGSLDRATHRADAQNPTCGDSLHMDLNVRHGTISEVRFTGSGCAISQASASLLTEHVKGKRVDEALALEPKTVLDFLGVTLSPARLKCGLLSLETLQRALSQASDSSEI, translated from the coding sequence ATGAGCCTCTATCACGATCTCATCCTCGACCACTACCGCAACCCCCGCCACTATGGATCCCTCGATCGAGCGACCCACCGTGCGGATGCCCAGAACCCCACCTGTGGCGACTCGCTCCATATGGACTTAAATGTCAGGCATGGTACTATTTCTGAGGTGAGATTTACCGGTTCCGGCTGCGCGATTTCCCAGGCTTCGGCCTCCCTTTTGACCGAACACGTGAAAGGGAAGCGAGTGGATGAGGCCTTGGCCCTGGAGCCGAAGACGGTGCTCGATTTCCTTGGCGTCACGCTTTCGCCCGCGCGACTGAAATGCGGACTCCTCTCGCTCGAGACACTCCAGCGAGCTCTGAGCCAAGCATCAGATAGCTCGGAAATCTAA
- a CDS encoding SufD family Fe-S cluster assembly protein — MQYRDISTDTQTVYRLAANEKMVFFMLNRTGDITIELAGSGATAHVFALYSGKGTLKQSLTLTQKHLAPDTISSVLIKSALDDQSSFTYDGAIEIAPDAHRSDASLESRALLLSADARATARPTLEILAHDVSCHHAAATSPINAEALYFAQSRGLSAAKARDLLVQGFFQEAIEKMQTLCVNFQFPIHNVQTMFNESISELQH, encoded by the coding sequence ATGCAGTACCGCGATATCTCAACCGATACTCAGACTGTCTATCGCCTCGCCGCAAACGAGAAAATGGTTTTTTTCATGTTGAATCGTACGGGCGACATTACCATCGAGCTCGCTGGGTCAGGCGCGACCGCTCATGTCTTCGCTCTTTATTCAGGAAAGGGTACTCTGAAACAATCGCTCACACTCACTCAAAAGCACCTCGCTCCGGATACTATCTCATCAGTGCTCATCAAATCCGCACTCGATGACCAATCTTCCTTTACATACGATGGGGCAATTGAAATCGCTCCCGATGCTCATCGCTCCGATGCCAGTCTAGAGAGTCGCGCTCTCCTCCTCTCTGCCGACGCCCGGGCCACCGCACGACCGACACTCGAGATCCTCGCTCACGATGTCAGCTGCCACCATGCGGCGGCGACTAGCCCGATCAATGCTGAAGCCCTTTACTTTGCCCAATCCCGTGGGCTCTCGGCTGCCAAAGCGAGAGACCTCCTCGTGCAAGGGTTTTTCCAAGAAGCTATAGAAAAAATGCAGACACTATGTGTCAATTTTCAATTTCCCATTCACAATGTCCAGACAATGTTCAATGAATCAATTTCAGAATTACAGCATTGA
- a CDS encoding 2-oxoacid:acceptor oxidoreductase subunit alpha produces MHRFSSDISIVLGGAAGQGIQTVETLLVQVLKKEGYYVFASKEYMSRIRGGSNSTEIRLTSKKRRAYVDRIDLLFALDKNVVPHLAHRITEKTVIIGEKEKVCETECQVVDVPFTRFANELGHPIYTSTVAVGVVLGMLRADESVFHEYLRGHFARKGEEVVAKNIEAAQKGYVHGTHIAFLEGVELSVPRAKAADTGLLLDGMESVGLGTLAAGCNYISSYPMSPGTGLLTFLATHKKDFGIVVDQAEDEIAAINQGLGAWYAGARAVVTTSGGGFDLMCEGVSLAGMIETPIVIHVGQRPGPATGLPTRTEQADLNLVLYAGHGEFPRAIFAPGTPEEAYHAMSQAFYIADKYQVPAFVLTDQFFLDSVTTVNDGDLKAAPNQAYIVETDAEYERYAVTKDGVSPRGIPGYGKGLVGVDSDEHDTAGHITESHLVRQEQHSKRLQKGVAVAKEALPPVASVARLKKAKTAVVTWGSNRGVVEEALDRIGDESFAQVHFPQVYPLPASGKRLLAKMKQIVVIENNAAGQFADLLEREYSITVTERILKYDGNPFSVEEVVKKLKDL; encoded by the coding sequence ATGCATCGGTTCTCAAGTGATATTTCTATCGTGCTTGGTGGAGCGGCGGGACAGGGGATTCAGACTGTCGAGACACTCCTCGTTCAGGTGCTCAAGAAGGAGGGCTATTATGTCTTCGCGTCCAAAGAGTATATGTCGCGGATCCGCGGCGGGAGTAATTCGACCGAAATCCGACTGACGTCGAAGAAACGGCGGGCCTATGTTGATCGCATCGACCTCCTCTTTGCGCTCGACAAGAATGTCGTGCCGCATCTCGCACATCGGATCACAGAGAAGACGGTCATCATCGGTGAGAAGGAAAAGGTCTGCGAGACGGAGTGTCAGGTCGTCGACGTCCCTTTCACGCGGTTTGCCAATGAACTCGGACACCCGATCTATACGAGTACCGTCGCCGTCGGGGTCGTTCTCGGTATGCTCCGAGCTGACGAGAGTGTGTTTCATGAATATCTGCGTGGACATTTCGCTCGGAAGGGTGAGGAAGTCGTCGCAAAAAATATTGAGGCGGCGCAAAAAGGGTATGTCCATGGGACGCACATCGCTTTTTTGGAGGGTGTAGAGCTATCTGTGCCGCGAGCCAAAGCAGCCGATACCGGACTCCTCCTCGATGGGATGGAGAGCGTGGGCCTGGGGACACTCGCAGCAGGCTGCAATTATATCAGTTCGTATCCGATGTCGCCGGGGACGGGATTACTGACCTTCCTCGCCACACACAAGAAGGACTTCGGTATCGTCGTCGATCAGGCCGAAGACGAAATTGCCGCGATCAACCAGGGCTTGGGTGCTTGGTATGCCGGCGCGCGCGCGGTGGTCACGACCTCGGGTGGTGGGTTCGACCTCATGTGTGAGGGAGTAAGTTTGGCTGGGATGATCGAGACGCCGATCGTCATCCATGTCGGCCAGCGACCCGGTCCGGCGACGGGGCTCCCCACCCGGACCGAGCAAGCAGACCTGAATCTGGTCCTCTATGCCGGGCATGGTGAATTTCCGCGTGCTATTTTTGCGCCGGGCACGCCCGAGGAAGCATACCATGCGATGTCACAGGCGTTTTATATTGCAGACAAGTACCAAGTACCTGCCTTCGTCTTGACAGATCAGTTTTTCCTCGACTCGGTCACGACGGTCAACGACGGTGATCTGAAAGCGGCTCCAAATCAGGCATATATCGTCGAAACAGACGCAGAGTATGAACGCTATGCCGTCACCAAGGATGGTGTATCACCACGCGGTATCCCAGGCTACGGCAAAGGACTCGTCGGAGTGGATAGCGATGAACACGATACGGCGGGACATATCACGGAAAGTCATCTCGTCCGTCAGGAACAACACAGCAAGCGGCTCCAAAAAGGGGTGGCTGTCGCCAAGGAAGCGCTTCCACCTGTGGCCTCGGTGGCTCGATTGAAGAAAGCCAAGACGGCGGTGGTTACCTGGGGATCAAATCGCGGCGTTGTCGAGGAAGCACTCGACCGGATCGGTGATGAATCGTTCGCTCAGGTGCACTTCCCTCAGGTCTATCCGCTCCCTGCGTCTGGTAAGAGGCTTTTGGCCAAAATGAAACAGATCGTCGTGATCGAGAACAATGCCGCCGGGCAATTCGCCGATCTCCTCGAGCGTGAATATAGCATCACTGTCACGGAGCGAATTCTGAAATATGATGGCAACCCATTTTCCGTCGAAGAAGTTGTGAAAAAACTGAAAGACTTATGA
- a CDS encoding 2-oxoacid ferredoxin oxidoreductase (catalyzes the coenzyme A-dependent decarboxylation of 2-oxoacids, such as pyruvate and 2-oxoglutarate), with amino-acid sequence MIDKKLYDMPHGTDIAWCPGCGNFPILNIMKGVLAEMDIPPTDVVICSGIGQAAKTPHYLRVHYFNGLHGRALPPAIAIKTANPGLTVIAESGDGDMYGEGGNHFLHTIRRNPDITNIVHNNMVYGLTKGQASPTSEKGMQTPLQTDGVMLEPFNPMAIAISAGATFVARAFSGDIPQAKEIVKAAIEHQGYALVDIFQPCVVFNKQNTFQWFKDHTYYLDVSHDKSDKVKALSLALDTEKMALGVLYQETGRPSYETVVREGDDPLYTKKLDPVKLTTLLETYR; translated from the coding sequence ATGATCGACAAGAAACTCTACGATATGCCGCATGGGACCGACATAGCCTGGTGTCCGGGCTGTGGCAATTTCCCGATCCTGAATATCATGAAGGGTGTGCTCGCTGAGATGGATATCCCGCCGACGGACGTCGTCATCTGCTCTGGCATCGGCCAGGCGGCCAAGACGCCACATTATCTCCGGGTGCATTACTTCAATGGGCTGCATGGCCGCGCTCTCCCGCCGGCGATCGCGATCAAGACGGCGAATCCAGGACTGACCGTGATCGCTGAGTCCGGCGATGGGGACATGTATGGCGAGGGGGGCAATCACTTTCTGCATACGATCCGGCGCAATCCCGATATCACGAACATCGTCCACAACAACATGGTCTATGGCCTGACCAAGGGCCAAGCCTCGCCGACATCCGAGAAAGGGATGCAGACACCACTGCAGACAGATGGCGTCATGCTCGAGCCCTTCAATCCTATGGCGATTGCGATCTCAGCGGGAGCGACGTTTGTCGCCCGTGCTTTCTCAGGCGATATTCCACAAGCTAAGGAAATCGTGAAAGCCGCGATCGAGCACCAAGGCTATGCGCTTGTCGATATCTTCCAACCGTGTGTCGTTTTCAACAAGCAGAACACCTTTCAGTGGTTCAAGGATCACACCTACTATCTGGATGTGAGCCATGACAAAAGCGACAAGGTCAAAGCGCTCAGCCTCGCCCTCGATACCGAAAAGATGGCGCTCGGTGTCCTTTATCAAGAAACCGGCCGCCCGAGCTATGAGACCGTCGTGCGCGAAGGGGATGACCCGCTCTATACGAAGAAGTTAGATCCAGTGAAACTCACGACGCTGCTCGAAACGTATCGATAA
- a CDS encoding GIY-YIG nuclease family protein, translated as MRSYCVYILASHSRTLYVGVTSNLPRRIWEYKNKAVEGFTKKYNVDQLVYFEQTGDVYSTLAREKQLKSWRREKKILLIEKENPQWLDMSGAL; from the coding sequence ATGAGAAGCTACTGTGTCTACATTCTCGCCAGTCATTCTCGGACTTTATATGTTGGCGTTACGAGCAACCTCCCGAGAAGAATCTGGGAGTACAAAAATAAAGCTGTCGAGGGCTTCACGAAAAAATATAATGTCGATCAACTCGTCTACTTCGAGCAGACGGGTGATGTCTACAGCACTCTCGCTAGAGAAAAGCAGTTAAAATCTTGGCGAAGAGAAAAGAAAATTCTGTTGATTGAGAAGGAAAATCCCCAATGGTTAGATATGTCAGGCGCGTTGTAA
- a CDS encoding exodeoxyribonuclease VII small subunit, producing the protein MTTKKESLGEALKKLEGITDWFENQEEIDVEKALEKVKEGVVLIKSSKERLREVENEFEIVKKELDGTAS; encoded by the coding sequence ATGACAACCAAGAAAGAATCACTCGGCGAGGCGCTCAAGAAACTCGAAGGTATCACAGACTGGTTCGAAAATCAGGAAGAAATTGATGTGGAAAAAGCGCTTGAGAAAGTGAAGGAAGGAGTCGTACTCATCAAATCAAGCAAGGAGCGACTCCGCGAAGTAGAGAATGAGTTTGAGATCGTAAAAAAAGAGCTCGACGGTACGGCTTCGTAG
- a CDS encoding four helix bundle protein, translated as MDSTEKKYDLEERTLAFAHRVNAYVNGLPRTISNIENGKQLVRSAGSVGANYIEANDGLSRRDFLMRVKISKKEAKESIFWLNLSQPEKELETEKEALILECTELMKILGAIIKKVQPGG; from the coding sequence ATGGACAGCACAGAGAAAAAATATGATTTGGAAGAGCGAACACTGGCCTTCGCGCACCGAGTCAATGCCTATGTAAACGGACTGCCGCGCACTATCTCGAATATCGAAAATGGGAAGCAGTTGGTACGCTCGGCTGGTTCAGTCGGAGCCAACTATATCGAGGCGAATGATGGACTGAGTCGCAGAGACTTCCTGATGAGAGTGAAAATTTCCAAGAAAGAAGCGAAGGAGAGTATATTCTGGTTAAACCTGAGCCAACCCGAGAAAGAGCTGGAGACCGAAAAAGAAGCACTGATTCTGGAATGTACAGAACTCATGAAAATCCTCGGTGCTATTATTAAGAAAGTTCAGCCCGGAGGATAA
- a CDS encoding aminotransferase class V-fold PLP-dependent enzyme gives MSNLLAIKKDFPIYESQPDLVYLDSAATALKPKVVIDAMNGYYFEYSANVARGLYPLAEGATTALDAARKTVARFVGAESAASVVFTANATHAINLVALGLEATVTPQNNIVVTELEHHSNYLPWKELARRTGAEFRVTRFKADGQIDLDHLVSLIDEQTAVVALSAVSNVFGIINPVETIIQSIRRKNPHTRTLIDACQAAGHIPIDIQAWDTDFVVFSGHKLFGPTGIGVLAGKKQSLEILTPMNVGGGTVLDACSPITEYKPVPENLEGGTPNIAGAIGLAAAIEYVELLDVKAIHEHEKSLTRYTIEKLLETFGGTIHILGILDAEKRAGIISFTFDGLHPHDLAHLLGEESICVRAGEHCASPLHRALHLSATTRISFSIYNDTNDVDKLIETLKKISLIFK, from the coding sequence ATGTCCAATCTACTAGCTATCAAGAAAGACTTTCCGATCTACGAATCCCAGCCGGATCTCGTCTATCTCGATAGTGCCGCCACCGCACTCAAACCGAAAGTCGTCATTGACGCGATGAATGGTTACTATTTCGAGTACTCGGCCAATGTTGCCCGCGGACTCTATCCGCTGGCCGAAGGGGCGACTACGGCACTGGATGCCGCACGGAAAACCGTCGCTCGCTTCGTCGGGGCCGAAAGCGCTGCATCAGTTGTCTTCACGGCCAATGCGACCCACGCGATCAACCTGGTCGCCCTCGGCCTCGAGGCAACCGTGACGCCACAAAATAATATCGTCGTCACCGAACTCGAACATCATTCGAATTACCTCCCCTGGAAAGAACTCGCGCGACGGACCGGCGCTGAATTCCGAGTCACCCGTTTCAAGGCAGACGGCCAAATCGACCTTGATCACCTCGTTTCCCTCATCGATGAACAGACGGCTGTCGTGGCTCTCTCGGCTGTTTCCAATGTCTTCGGCATCATCAATCCAGTCGAGACAATCATCCAAAGTATCCGGAGGAAGAATCCCCACACCCGCACCCTCATCGATGCCTGCCAAGCGGCCGGACATATCCCGATCGATATCCAGGCCTGGGATACAGACTTCGTCGTTTTCTCGGGTCACAAACTCTTCGGACCGACCGGTATCGGTGTCCTCGCGGGGAAAAAGCAATCACTCGAGATACTCACCCCGATGAATGTCGGCGGCGGCACCGTGCTCGATGCCTGCAGTCCAATCACCGAATACAAGCCCGTCCCAGAAAATCTCGAGGGCGGCACACCGAACATCGCTGGTGCGATCGGTCTCGCGGCAGCGATCGAGTATGTCGAATTACTCGATGTGAAAGCTATCCACGAGCATGAAAAGAGTCTCACCCGATACACCATCGAGAAACTCTTGGAAACCTTCGGTGGTACCATCCATATCTTGGGCATTCTGGATGCTGAGAAGCGGGCCGGGATCATTTCCTTCACCTTCGATGGCCTCCACCCGCATGACTTGGCCCACCTCCTCGGCGAGGAAAGTATCTGTGTCCGAGCCGGTGAACACTGTGCCTCTCCGCTCCACCGGGCACTGCATCTCTCGGCTACGACCCGAATAAGCTTTTCGATTTATAATGATACCAACGATGTTGATAAGCTTATCGAAACATTGAAAAAAATATCCCTCATATTCAAGTGA
- the xseA gene encoding exodeoxyribonuclease VII large subunit: protein MNYELLQQLKQWRDEQARIEGVETYRVMNNATLEALIARRPSTLAELLEVKGIKEAKSRRYGKALLQMLQAQASSGDAGGDAETGEVRGVESREQVAESVGPEALPSAVEAPLTVSQFLDSLNLELSGMAARLCGEVSEFNIWNNSFVFFSLKDSQDGSVLKCGMPYARYQVCGVDVKVGDEVIVEGFPKMYKPRGELSLQVGVIEYAGEGELKKAYDALHKKLELVGAFSLERKRPIPEFAEKIALITSEQGAAIGDFTMNLARAGIHVDFYPTLVEGKKAVFDIIEAIRYFNQTPDRYDVLVLIRGGGSLESLQAFNTEALVQEIVSSRIPVLAGIGHERDVSLAALVADHMVSTPTAAARYLSISWDEARARLGLYSSALSRVMQEFRMLVCERVRVGEESIRRALGDIVERVGMAQAAFREAVALFPAYCHRVTLRLGTDAALWQAKTDAAVLNTRDQVKALEARLRQYDPARALQLGYSLVRREGRIIRDAARVAVGDRIDIQLGQGSIESEVIGIT from the coding sequence ATGAACTATGAGCTCCTCCAACAACTGAAACAGTGGCGCGACGAGCAGGCCCGGATCGAGGGGGTCGAGACATATCGTGTCATGAACAATGCGACGCTCGAAGCGCTCATCGCCCGGAGGCCGTCGACTCTCGCTGAGCTCCTCGAAGTGAAAGGAATTAAGGAAGCGAAGAGTCGGCGCTATGGGAAAGCGCTGCTGCAGATGCTACAGGCGCAGGCGTCATCGGGTGATGCGGGGGGCGATGCCGAAACGGGTGAGGTCCGAGGAGTGGAATCAAGAGAGCAGGTTGCCGAGTCAGTCGGACCGGAAGCGTTGCCATCGGCCGTCGAAGCGCCACTCACGGTGTCGCAATTCCTCGATAGCCTGAATCTTGAGCTCTCGGGCATGGCCGCGCGTTTGTGCGGCGAGGTTTCTGAATTCAACATCTGGAATAACTCTTTTGTTTTCTTCTCGCTGAAAGACAGTCAGGATGGCAGTGTCCTGAAATGCGGTATGCCGTATGCTCGGTATCAGGTCTGCGGCGTCGATGTGAAAGTCGGGGACGAAGTCATCGTCGAGGGTTTTCCGAAGATGTACAAGCCGCGCGGCGAACTCTCGCTTCAGGTGGGTGTCATCGAGTATGCGGGCGAGGGCGAGCTGAAGAAGGCTTATGATGCGCTTCACAAGAAGCTGGAGCTGGTGGGTGCGTTTTCTCTCGAGCGGAAACGGCCGATACCCGAATTTGCGGAGAAGATCGCACTCATCACCTCGGAACAGGGTGCCGCCATCGGCGACTTCACGATGAATCTGGCGCGTGCCGGCATCCATGTTGATTTCTATCCGACACTCGTCGAAGGGAAAAAAGCAGTATTTGATATCATCGAAGCGATCCGTTATTTCAATCAAACACCGGACCGCTACGATGTCCTCGTACTCATCCGAGGCGGTGGTAGTCTCGAGAGTCTGCAGGCGTTCAATACCGAAGCTCTCGTCCAAGAGATTGTTTCTTCTCGGATTCCGGTACTGGCTGGTATCGGTCATGAACGTGATGTTTCACTTGCGGCGCTCGTGGCTGATCATATGGTCTCGACACCAACGGCGGCCGCTCGTTATCTCTCGATCTCTTGGGACGAGGCACGAGCCAGACTGGGTCTATATTCATCGGCTCTGTCTCGAGTGATGCAGGAATTTCGCATGTTGGTATGTGAACGAGTTCGCGTCGGAGAGGAGTCGATCCGTCGCGCACTCGGTGATATCGTGGAGCGGGTCGGTATGGCACAGGCGGCCTTTCGCGAAGCCGTCGCGCTTTTTCCGGCGTATTGTCACCGAGTCACTCTTCGGCTCGGGACCGATGCAGCGCTCTGGCAGGCAAAGACGGATGCAGCGGTACTCAATACACGTGATCAGGTGAAGGCCCTTGAGGCGCGGCTCCGTCAGTATGATCCAGCGCGGGCGCTCCAACTCGGCTATAGTCTGGTGCGGAGAGAGGGGCGCATCATTCGGGACGCTGCCAGGGTAGCAGTCGGTGATCGGATCGATATACAACTGGGCCAAGGCAGTATAGAATCAGAAGTAATAGGGATAACGTAA
- a CDS encoding ferredoxin: MAWKDESKPAGPVTLQNGWTVEVDTAVCIGAAPCTAMAPNSFALDDSGKAAILSTADTDDQETILNAARGCPVGAIRIKDATGKQIFPE, translated from the coding sequence ATGGCATGGAAAGATGAAAGTAAGCCTGCGGGTCCCGTCACCCTTCAGAATGGTTGGACGGTCGAAGTTGATACCGCCGTCTGTATCGGCGCTGCCCCCTGTACCGCTATGGCTCCGAATTCATTTGCGCTCGATGACAGTGGTAAAGCCGCCATCCTCTCTACCGCTGACACCGATGATCAGGAGACTATACTGAACGCCGCGCGTGGCTGTCCCGTCGGTGCCATCCGCATCAAGGACGCTACCGGCAAGCAAATTTTCCCGGAATAA
- a CDS encoding metal-sulfur cluster assembly factor: MSKAVTRKPIEVLVREKLHLVLDPELGISIVELGLIYTISVDTDGKCTITMTLTTMGCPLFGQIQKEIEDRVMELEGIEDVETSLTFDPPWTIEKMTPEAKIQLGLD; the protein is encoded by the coding sequence ATGTCCAAAGCTGTCACAAGAAAGCCCATCGAGGTCCTGGTCCGCGAAAAGCTCCACCTCGTCCTCGACCCCGAACTCGGTATCTCGATTGTCGAACTCGGCTTGATTTATACTATCTCGGTCGACACCGACGGAAAGTGCACGATCACCATGACCCTGACTACCATGGGATGTCCGCTCTTCGGTCAGATCCAGAAAGAGATCGAGGATCGGGTCATGGAGCTCGAGGGTATCGAAGATGTCGAAACCTCGCTCACCTTTGATCCGCCCTGGACGATCGAGAAGATGACTCCTGAAGCCAAGATCCAGCTCGGTTTGGATTAA
- a CDS encoding VanZ family protein: MNEPVSARDIHLRLWPLLLWCAVIFAFSQMPGSGRAIEPTAWYIVERKSAHVVEYAILTLLAYRFFRSVYSREALARIAALAAVFALAYGALDELHQAFVFGRGARLTDVMIDSVGILLVLVTLLILRQRRGR, translated from the coding sequence ATGAACGAGCCTGTCTCCGCCAGAGACATCCATCTCCGACTGTGGCCGCTACTCCTCTGGTGTGCGGTGATTTTCGCGTTTTCCCAGATGCCGGGAAGCGGGCGAGCGATTGAACCTACAGCGTGGTATATTGTCGAGCGCAAATCGGCTCATGTCGTCGAGTACGCCATCCTCACCCTCCTCGCGTACCGATTTTTCCGTTCGGTGTACTCGCGCGAGGCATTGGCCCGGATCGCAGCGCTCGCGGCCGTGTTCGCGCTCGCTTACGGTGCACTCGACGAGCTCCACCAGGCATTCGTCTTTGGTCGGGGCGCGCGGCTGACCGATGTCATGATCGACAGTGTCGGTATCTTGCTTGTCCTGGTTACACTCCTCATTCTCCGCCAACGGAGGGGGCGATGA